TCTCCCATTCTAAAACGCCTTTATTTATAAGCTGAAACAATTCATATTCAATGTAATCAGCACTATAATTTAACTTTTGATATTCGGGATGCGTTCTAATAAACTCAGAAAACTTCCATTGTGAAAACTTAATCACATTTACTGAAATATCGTATTCATAAATAACATCATCTTTTTTAGCAGTGCAGCCACTTCCGTGAAAATGATATTCAATTCCGTCAATTGAGCCAATTCTTTCAAAAAAAGTAATTGAAAATGAACATGGGTTTATGTCTTTCTGGTACTTATCTTTTAATAAAGCTTCGAAGCTTCTGATAAATGTAA
This portion of the Flavobacterium gelatinilyticum genome encodes:
- a CDS encoding DUF6896 domain-containing protein, giving the protein MIEKILTDYITFIRSFEALLKDKYQKDINPCSFSITFFERIGSIDGIEYHFHGSGCTAKKDDVIYEYDISVNVIKFSQWKFSEFIRTHPEYQKLNYSADYIEYELFQLINKGVLEWEIIEGTPFGCVFKCYRVVQESFFA